The following DNA comes from Henckelia pumila isolate YLH828 unplaced genomic scaffold, ASM3356847v2 CTG_461:::fragment_3, whole genome shotgun sequence.
TACAATATTCCTGCTGGGCGACACTGtcaagattgtttacaaaaactTGCCTCGTCTTAACAGGAAGACAGATGGTAAATCTCAGATTGAAAAAGCTCTATGTCCTCTCAGCAAGGAAGAGTTGCATAAACTTCTGGAGTATATAAGAGATTGGAATACAAAGCCAAAACTATGTCACGTTGCGCACTCTGTGTTGTCTCGTTTATTTAGCATCATCCCGCCTACAGAAATTATCGAGGTAGTTATTTTCTGGTGTTTTTATGAAGCCGCGCATTATCAGACCATTAACTAATGTGGTTTCAGATAAAGGGCATCGGGGAACTGCTTGAAGGTCTTATTCCTTATACTCAGAGGCATTTCAGTAGAGTAGACAAATTGGAAAGCAACACGTTCCTCTTTGACTATACACTAGCAGGAATGTCAGTTCTCGAACCTGAAGGAATGGATACAGAGTCGAGAGATGAAGATATGAATCACTCTGACATCACGGAAGAAGAGCCTATGCCAGCTGCAGTTTCATCAAGAAAGAAGCGGAAATCGCAGAAATTCCAAGACGAACAACAGAAAAAATCTAAGGTGGCTTACAAAAGCGTTGCTGCCACAGCCATATAGTGATCGCATATGGACGCAAGCGGTTAACTGTGTATTTTAGGAACCCATCTAAGCACAGTTTGTGTTTATTAAAGAAAAACCTCATATAGGCATTCCACCATCTGCTTTATGTATATTGGAAGAGTTCTGGCAATTTTGTGAAGTGAGGCTTGTGTGGGTGCACACGTCTTAGGATATGACGATTTTGTGTCTGATGTTGTATTGGAGGGATGGACCATCTTTGAAATTTAATATTCAAATTGTTATTAAATTATATCAGCTTACTTCTTTCCAAATTGTGTATAATGGAATGATTGTGTATATCCACATAACACATTTTTGTGCGTATTAAATTTCTTTGGAAACTTTTATTACTCATTTTAGAACAACTGCACGTCGTCCCCACGACGGGAATGTGACATAAATACATTCAATGGCTTGTGTTAAGAGCCAACATCAATGGAAATGTTTGAGATGAATAAGAGGATGATGGGCCAATCCACTCTGGCTGGGAGGGAGATTACATCAACTAAGTTGGTCATGAATCTTCTACCAAGTTAAGAGTAATATTGCTCATTTAATTCTATTGCAGTGTTTCAGCCAGTTATTTTTTAACCTAAACCTTTGTTAGAGTATCATAAGAAGCAATAAAACCAATGTTCTAAAAAATGATGGGCGGTAGGCGAGTGATAACCGTCCGCCTAGACGCTTAGGCGACCGTTTAGGCAGGGCCTAGACGGTTTTTTCTTTTTAGGCTAAATATCTGATTATTCTTGTCCGATCCATCTTAATATTTCTCCAATAATTCGTCTTTATCGAATTCACCTGCCTAACTGATGTTTTTTTagtctaaatatctaattattctTGTTATCTTAATATTTTTCCAACAATTCCTCTTTATCGTCCTGCCTAGACGGTTTTTTCTTTTTAGgctaaatatctaattattctTGTCCGATCCATCTTAATATTTCTCCAATAATTCGTCTTTATCGAATTCACCTGCCTAACTGATGTTTTTTTagtctaaatatctaattattctTGTTATCTTAATATTTCTCCAACAATTCCTCTTTATCGAATTCAAACTTGAAATACATGACATATTTCTCGTTTTAATCCGCTAAAAATTGATGGCAAATatgtcaaataatttttattttttttttaaaaagtaaaattaaaaattaaaaaaattatatatgttaATCTAGGCGGTCGCCTAAAAGGATTTTGAGACGTCTAGGCGACGATTAGACGGTCAATAAATATAATAACTCCCACAAGCTTCAATTGTCTAAAAATCGGGACGGTTAGGCGCGCCTTTTTGAACACCGAATAAAACATTGTTTTCCCATAGTAACAATATCACACACATTGCTTTCCcaattcccagtataaatatATCAGCCAGTAAATCAATCCATCAATTAGCCTTGAAGTCGCAACCATAAAATCGAAAATGGTGTATGAGGGAAGAAAACATGACAATGTGGCGAAAGTATTCCTGGCCCACTTTACTAATATTTAAAACATTATGCAAGCTTGACATTCAGAATGTAACGACATGCTGAGATGTTTTTATTAGTAACTCCAAAGATTATGAAAAGAGGTACAATGCAATCACATGCATCGAAAGAAAAGCAAAACTGAAGTTTGAAGATTCAATACATCCATCGTACCATCCAAATGCCCgcttctacatgaatttgttagATGTCAACTCATGAAGTTCGAAAATAGATGTCAGTATGTTTAATCATCACTTCTTCTTGGCCGAAACATCGCAGAATTTCCAAGATGACTTGACAAAGCTAGGACGATTCGCAGCTATCACTTACCTTTGGTTtcagaagatcaagaaaaaaataaGTCAAAATTTTCTCATAATCTGGCATCTTTGCGTATCCCGGAAAGTAATTTACATCAATTATGAGATACCGGTCATCAATCCTACTGTCCCTTATCATATCAAAGTTAAAAAGATTCAATCTCAAAGCTTGCCTCAAACCAGTAGCCACTTCATTCAGAAAACTAGATGGAGGCATTTCGGTGGCTTCAATTAGCCTTGTAACACCCTCATCACTTGAAGCATGAGATGTCAAATTCGATATTTGTGAAAATGGCAATAAATTTTCAGACTTGCCCACTTTATTTAGCTCAATATCCGGCAAGGAACCTCGTTTCACACAAGTTACGTGCTTTCCAGCCACATAGACTTTGAAAATCACCCCTCCATGGTTCACAAACTCCTGCAACACAAACGAGGTGTttaacttcaactccttcaaaCCCGTTTCTCGAAAAACTAGCCACATTTGATGCGAGGCAGGGCTTCCATCTGCCACGAAAGGCTTTGCTATCACTGGGAAGTTCATGCCTTCTGATTTAACACAATCAAATACCGATTCATGACTTTCCACAAACACCTGCTTCGGAATCCCAATTGAGATCTTATGACTTATAATCAGCTCTTGTACGACTTGAAGCATGGAAACCCGACTGCGAATCCGCTCGATCGCATCAGGATAATCAATAATGATGAGTTGGGGGCTTTGCGAACGGAATTCTAGGAGTTGGCGGGTCCATTCGGGGCCAGTTAACTTGTGGATGAGGCAATCAAAAGGGCCTTGCTCAATCAAAGATTTATCGAGGTGGATTTGAACTAGGTCGATTCCTGCTTGCTCGGCAGTGTGAACAAGGGAGGGTTGAATGAAACTCTGCACTTTCTTGGGTGCGAGGGCATATCCTACGCGGTATCTTCTTACATCTTTCTCGGAAGACATAGTAACTCAAACTATCTGAAGCAGAAGAAGAACAAAACGAACACAAACGCAATCCTGAATAAGGATCAATCCATGTAAACAATATCAAAAGTTTCGAccaacaagaaaataaaaaaaaaacgtgatCGAGAATTCCCACAATCTAACTATTGCGTAAAGATCTTGATCCAAAAAATGGTACATTTTCAATTAAACACAGATAAATGATAACCCAGTTGAAAATTCatcaagaaaaatcaaaagaatgaaaaatcaaaataaaaagaacacaAAATCCCGTACCTCTGATTAATCTCCGTCGCAGGAACACGGCAATGGTGACACAAAATTGATGCGATTCGGGAGGAGGAGACGGCGGAGATAACGATGGAGAGGCAGCATCAGACACAAGCTCGCAGAGAGAGGCCCCAAGAAGGAAGAATGCACTGGGAATGCTACGGTGTCatcattatattttaaaatattaatgtggagatttttttatttatgtattttcccctaaataaaatttgcaagaCCAACattcatatattaaaaattagatTAGGTTAATTAGATTAGGTTTTGTAGAGTTACTTTCAAGTGCCCACTTATCATGCCCACTATCATGCCcatcaatgatgtgacactattctattggaccacatttttatcacatccaataaaatagtgccacatcattgatggacatggtaatgggcatgataggtgagtacttgaaagaaactcaggTCTTATatctaataaatatatatagtgGGTCTTTTTTGATAGCTCATATGTCTTAGTATATCTATATTTGTAATACGATTTGAATCGATTtatatttcaatatatatatatatatatatttatttatttatatttgtaaTATGATTTGACTCGATtcacatgatatttttaatataagtatttttcataaatcaatCAGGTTGGAGATCTGACTCATAATATTGACCACGAAACTATTTCATAGAATATTTTgtataaaaattattacttttatgagacattttttaatataaatgacttatgtttaataatatataagcaGAGCATGACACACGACATGACATGCGTACGTTAGAAAAATTTGATAATGaattactttaaaaaaaaaattaaaatgatagtaactaaaatttgaaattgaaatgCTAAAAGCAAAAACTTATATGTGAAGAAAAACTTATATGTGAAGCAAAAACTTTAGCTGTTAAATAtcattatttaatatatatatatatatatatatgagttcttttatggtgcccaacaactATGTCCAACTCCGTGTCCATCATGTATAAGTCAACTCACcaattgtacatggtgggcacgaAGCTGGGCATaattgttgggcaccataaaagaactatatatatatatatacatatatataatctacAATCTACATTGTCCATCTAATCTAATCTGATCAATATAAAAACATGAATAAGAtcttgaattatttagttacttcACTCGTGCACATCTTTCGATTTAaccccgcatgagccaatgagcTTCTCTAACTCATGTGGGATGAAATCCCCTTCGGGATCAACTCTTTTGACAACAAATACACCAATGGAGCATCTTgaactaaaaaatatatattcaaaatgaaaaatattctCAATCGTAAATATTAATTTACttgaattaaaaaatttagtaGCAATTGACTTCACTTTATATTTGGAATTTTCTCTAATTATACAATAATATAAACAAAAATacctaatatttaaaaaatatatttgacaaataaaaattttaaatattgtttctaAACTAAAAATGGTTTACTTTATGCAAACAATTTACTTACAAAgtatatttttagaaaaaaaaatcacgGAGTAAATTATTAATtgtatttcaaaatatttccaagaaattaaattaatttttccaaaaaagcTTGAGAAACTCTATAACCCGATAAATATATAGTGAATCGTTTTGGAAACGTAATTAAGTATACTTATAAAAGGGGCAAATTAGTCTTGTAAAAATATGTAATAATTAAAAGAGGATAGTTTTGTAACAAAACACATTAAATGTCAAAATTGTAGTGTGAATATCAatttttggagtgtaaatatcatcatatatatatatatatatatatatgagttttgctATACTGCCCACCAATCGTGCCAATCTCTGTGCCCACCATGTGCAATAGTTGAGTATTTTATACATGGTGGGCACAAAAATTGACACGGTTGGTGGACATCataacaaaactatatatatatatatatatatatgtatatgtatatgtatatgtatatgtatgtatgtatatctAGTATTACTTCAAACACATACCTAGAACAAGTTCTATTATGTAAAACTAACAGTTTCAAAGAAAATAGACTTCATTTTTATTAACCATATATTGACGTTTATATATGTTAATGGAATTTTTTGTTTTCAATATAATCTCATATTCATAAGTGGTTTAAGTAATCAGATTTATGAATATACTTttcttttaattattaaaattagataTCGAGAATTTCTAAAAGAATACTAAATTATTACAAGTGAGaaacatatatattaatttacaaatgcatttaaaaaattttaaatgactCGAAAACAATTCAGTGTGTATTAATTCATTGATAAAACATACTAAAATAGTATGTAAACGGCATCAGTAATAAATATAAGAGAGATATATATttaagggaaaattgcaaatttagtcatctatgtttgtcactttgtggttttggtcctctatgtttttacatttcagtttagtcctgcatgttctgattttttgcaatttcggtcatttttattcgaaaatgcttatgtggcactgtacacgtcagctccacatcagcactgaattgattctacgtcagcgccacgtcggaaaaaagactaaaattgccaaaaaaataaagatagcggactaaaactgaaatctgaaattataaaggactgaaatcgcaaagtgacaaacatataggatcgaaaaaacaattttttctatatttaaaaaagaaaatattggttCTAAGTAACCTTTTTTATTAGTTATATAATGGAAAAAATCTATGACTAAAGTAAAGTGAGAGAAAAGATGCAAATAGATAACAAAGTTatgataaaatatcatttataaCATATTATTGGAAAGATAATTAAGTGGATAGATAAATAAAGTggtttatttattcaaaataataataataaaatactttatttttataacgaatgagtttttttttttttttttttgtataaatatacaagaaaaataagtatattatatttcaattttaaaagtaaacacacacacaatataTTTGCACAAAAAATTATGAGTCAttggttaaaaaaataaaataaattatgaatCTTGTGTAGAGAGAAGGGTTTTTATTAAatgtaatttaaaaaaacattttaattgCACAAATAATGCATGGTGGGGGGTGAATCAAAAATACTTTAAAACGCTAACTTGAAGAGCGGACGCTGCATTATTTTAATGGCAGCGTCCGTTCTTCAAAGAAGCGAACGCTGCCACAGAGGCAGTGTCCGCTTGTGTCAGCAGCGGATGCTGCAATTTGCAGCGTCCGCTGCTGACAGTAGCGGACGCTGCCTATGTGGCAGCGTCCCATATGCATACAATGCATGCCCtagtatattttattattataatatcagCGTCCGCTAAGGCCAATTGCGAACGTTGATTATTCACCATCCGCCTTCCTCTCCTGCGGACGTGATTTTTAGAGACATacgaataattaaattatcGAGCACGCATAAAATCCccacaataatatacaacctcccacaataatatacaaccttCCGACAAACACTGAACTCACTTTTCTTTTTACTATTGAACATCATGCTTCTGACAAGATTCCCACACAACTTTTGACCACATTAAATAGCGTGTTTAAGCCttacaaaatttgaaattcaatcCTTCAATTATTCTATATAACTAGAAACAATTTGTTGAATCTCAGTGTCTCTCACTCTCTTTTACTTGAAGAAGTTCTTCacaatttctgaaaaatattgTTTTCGTTCTTCTTTCCTCCTTCCTCCTTCTGTCtttgtaatattttttcctGAAATTTCATCTTCGGAATGGATAACATTGATGTGCTTCTATATTTTGGTGGACATGTTAGTGTTGAGAATGAGTTGGTTGAATATAGTATCCCGTATATTAGACCGATTCGAGTATTGAGATCAATTTCTTTGTTCGAGTTGGTTGAATATGTGCATAGAATATTGGTCATTGATCCAACGTATTTTAATCTGAAGCTGTCGACGAAATACTCATTTATGGAGAAATCAATATGGCATGAAATTCCAGTCGACCTTGTTGATGCTGACGCTCTGGAGTTTGTAATGCAATGCCCAAATATAAATGTATTGCATTTGTACGTTGAAGCAAATCAAATTGATCAGGATGAAGAATCATATATTCCACATGTTACAGAAGGATTGAGCAATATGCAGTTTGACCGTGAAGGCGGTCCGTGGGATCAACATATCACTGGTCCTTTTGAACATGTTCCTCCATGCTGGACAAATACGGGTCTGAGTTGGGATCAAAACGTCGgtgcaacaaatttgtattCAAACAACCAGAATTTTGCTCAACACGATGATGTTCCTAGAATTGATGATGGAGATGTTCCTAGAAGTGCTAGTGATACTGAACCAGAGATGTCATATGGGAAGTCTGGAGAAGATGACAACGACGCTGATGATTTGAATGATGATGAACGTGTGAACCCACATGAAAATATCGATGAAGGGACGTCATCTCGTCCACCACCTCGCCAAACATTACAGAGGCAAGTCGTACCATTTATCTCCACTGATTCTGAGATGCCctcatttttcaataaatactTTGGAGAAAAGACTCCGAATTCCATCGGTGTACCTATCGGGGCACGAGCAAGTTATTACAATCCGGAAAGAGGAGAACTTGGTGTACACATGTTATTTAAAGATAAGAATGATCTCATTGCTTCTGTGAAAGATTATTCAGTCAGAATTTCCAGGCGTGAGTATCGTGTAGTCGATAGCACACGCATTCTGTGGAAGGTACAGTGTAGAAATGATTCTTCTACCGCCCGATGTCGTTGGTGTCTTCGAGCTTCTTTCAAAGAGAAAACCGGCTACTAGAAAATAACAAGATATGGCGGTCCTCACACGTGTATATCTACCAACGTGGGCATAGATCATCATAACCTGAATAGCGATATGGTCGCACAGACGTTGTTGGATATTGTACGTTGTGATCCTTCGTACGAGATTAAATATATCATGGAGAGCGTGAAGGATAAATACGGATACCAAATCTCGTATACGAAGGCGTGGCGAAGTCTAAAACGCGCAGTGGAAATTGTTTATGGGACTTGGGA
Coding sequences within:
- the LOC140872259 gene encoding inositol-tetrakisphosphate 1-kinase 1, with product MSSEKDVRRYRVGYALAPKKVQSFIQPSLVHTAEQAGIDLVQIHLDKSLIEQGPFDCLIHKLTGPEWTRQLLEFRSQSPQLIIIDYPDAIERIRSRVSMLQVVQELIISHKISIGIPKQVFVESHESVFDCVKSEGMNFPVIAKPFVADGSPASHQMWLVFRETGLKELKLNTSFVLQEFVNHGGVIFKVYVAGKHVTCVKRGSLPDIELNKVGKSENLLPFSQISNLTSHASSDEGVTRLIEATEMPPSSFLNEVATGLRQALRLNLFNFDMIRDSRIDDRYLIIDVNYFPGYAKMPDYEKILTYFFLDLLKPKVSDSCESS